A genomic region of Ovis canadensis isolate MfBH-ARS-UI-01 breed Bighorn chromosome 9, ARS-UI_OviCan_v2, whole genome shotgun sequence contains the following coding sequences:
- the OC90 gene encoding otoconin-90 — MGQVEAERQPGRNSQGFPLQLSVDGDPTQRMTQSMKGGHPLDTPHLPHELPLGLSENINMTFFNGMFKNVEGVAEIFDCLGSHFTWLQAVFTNFPALLQFVNGMRCVAGLCPRDFEDYGCACRFEMEGLPVDQSDSCCFQHRRCYEEAAEMDCLQDPAKLSTDVNCVSKSISCESRDTCEHLLCTCDKAAIECLARSSINSSLNLLDTSFCLVQPPETTSKEELLTVLPRVVPVEPTDSSLMAISGEVASETRADQLITLSRTKPGGYQEGVEDSGTTPSPGSAEIVATVNGVTVVPAGIKSLGLAVSSIKSGPEETSRKACDRLTVLHPGSRDHTRVRSQLGEMLFCMTSRCPEDFESYGCYCGQEGQGEPRDALDRCCLSHHCCLEQVRRLGCLLERLPQSPVLCVDGTPQCVGWNLCAKLLCACDQSAAECMASAFYNQSLQLAGSRECLGDRPNCEGSGPAASAPASSSEEDSEESLPFTEGLRRTRRFLGKPLGLVGTRPPYSPR; from the exons ATGGGGCAAGTAGAGGCTGAAAGGCAGCCAGGGCGCAACTCCCAAGGTTTCCCTCTGCAGCTTAGTGTTGATGGAGACCCAACACAAAGAATGACCCAGTCGATGAAAG GGGGCCACCCTCTTGACACCCCACACCTTCCACATGAACTGCCTCTGGGACTCTCAGAAAATATCA ATATGACTTTCTTCAATGGGATGTTTAAAAATGTGGAAGGTGTGGCTGAAATTTTTG actGCCTGGGCTCCCACTTCACCTGGCTGCAGGCCGTCTTCACCAACTTCCCTGCGCTGCTCCAGTTCGTGAATGGTATGAGGTGCGTGGCTGGGCTCTGCCCCCGGGACTTCGAGGACTACGGCTGTGCCTGCAGGTTTGAGATGGAAGGGCTGCCTGTGGACCAGTCTGACAG CTGCTGCTTCCAGCATCGCAGGTGCTACGAGGAGGCCGCTGAGATGGACTGTCTGCAAGACCCTGCCAAGCTTAGCACAGATGTCAACTGCGTCAGCAAGAGTATCTCATGTG AATCCAGGGACACctgtgagcacctgctgtgtaccTGCGATAAGGCTGCCATAGAGTGCTTGGCTCGGTCCAGTATCAACTCTTCCCTGAACCTTCTGGACACGTCCTTCTGTCTGGTTCAGCCTCCAG AGACAACCAGCAAGGAGGAGCTGCTGACAGTCCTGCCCAGAG TGGTTCCTGTCGAGCCCACAGACTCCAGCCTCATGGCCATCTCGGGAGAAG TGGCATCTGAGACCAGAGCTGACCAACTGATCACGCTCTCCAGGACAA AACCAGGTGGATACCAGGAAGGCGTGGAGGACTCTGGGACCACACCTTCTCCAG GGTCTGCAGAAATTGTTGCCACAGTGAATGGTGTAACCGTTGTCCCCGCTGGCATTAAATCTTTGGGGTTGGCTGTATCATCCATCAAAAGCGGTCCAGAGGAGACATCTAGGAAAG CCTGTGACAGGCTCACTGTCCTGCATCCGGGAAGCAGGGACCACACACGGGTGAGGTCACAGCTTGGAGAGATGCTCTTCTGTATGACATCCCGGTGCCCCGAGGACTTTGAATCTTATGGCTgttactgtgggcaggaaggaCAAGGCGAGCCGAGAGACGCCCTGGACAG GTGCTGTCTGTCCCATCACTGCTGCCTGGAGCAGGTGAGAAGACTGGGCTGTCTGCTCGAGAGGCTTCCTCAGTCGCCGGTGCTGTGTGTGGACGGTACCCCGCAGT GTGTGGGGTGGAACCTGTGTGCGAAGCTGCTCTGCGCCTGTGACCAGTCAGCGGCTGAGTGCATGGCCTCTGCCTTCTACAACCAAAGCCTCCAGTTGGCAGGCAGTCGAGAGTGCCTGGGCGACCGGCCAAATTGTGAGGGCAGCGGGCCTGCGGCTTCCGCCCCGGCCTCCAGCTCCGAGGAGGACAGCGAGGAGTCCTTACCCTTCACAGAGGGCCTGAGAAGAACCAGAAGGTTCCTGGGGAAGCCGCTGGGTCTCGTGGGGACCAGGCCACCGTACAGCCCGAGATAG